The genomic DNA GGGGTCGGAAGGACAGGGCGCGGCGGCCTCCGCGTGCGGGGCGGCGTCGGTGGCTGGGCTGCCAGCATCGGCGCGCGGCGCAGCGGCGTCGGGCTTCGCGACCACGGCGTCGGTCTTCGCGACCACGGCGTCGGGCTTCGCGACCACGGCGTCGGTCTTCGCGACCACGGCGTCGGGCTTCGCGACCACGGCGTCGGTCTTCACGCCAACGGCGTCGGGCTTCGCGACCACGGCGTCGGTCTTCACAGCCACGGCGTCGGGCTTCACGGGCGCGGCGTCGGTCTTTGCCGGCGCAGCGTCGGGGACGGCAGAAGCGGGCTCGGGCGTCCCGGGCGCTCCATCGGCCGGCATCGGCGCTCCATCGGCCGGCATCGGCGCTCCATCGGCCGGCATCGGCGCTCCATCGGCCGGCATCGGCGCTCCATCGGCCGGCATCGGCGCTCCATCGGCTGGCTTGGGCCCTCCGTCGGCTGGCTTGGGCCCTCCGTCGGCCAGCGTCGGCCCTCCGTCGGCGGTCGACCCGGGCGCGCGGATGAGCCGCAGGACCTGCTGCCCCGTCGCGTTCTTGTAGACCACGGCGCTGACCCCGGAGCTCGTGGCCGCGATCAAGGGCGAGTAGCTGTCGACGGCGCGGGCGGCCCAGGGGGTGACGTTGAAGGGCGTCACATCGACAACGACGCCGGCCGAGGTGAGACGCTGGGCGACGAGGGCCGTGTGGCCCGTCCCCGCCTGCGTCTGCATCGCCAGGAGGACGAAGTGCTGACCATCGAACGCTGCGCGTTGCGCCGCGATCGCGCCGGCGATCCCCGACGGGTGGAGCAGCGCGCCGTTCGCGTCGATGCGAGCCACGCGCGTGACGGTGGCCGTCGTCACCTCCCCCCACTCGATGAGAACGACTGGACCTCCGGCGAGCACCGAGACGCCGCACTCCGCGCCAGCAGGGGCATTCAGCGGCAGGGTCACGTCTCGCCTGCTGCCAGCCGGTCGAAAGATGCGCAGCTCGAGCTCGCAGTCCTTGTAGCTCTTGCGAACCACGGAAAGGCAGTCGAGACCCGCGGCAACGAGCGCGTACTCCGTCGTGGTGAGGACTGACGGCCGGATGTCGAAGGGGACACCAACCGTGCCGTTGTAGGCGAGTTCTATGCCGTGGCGGCGACGACCGAAAGGGTGTGGGAGTAGAAGTCCGAGTAGGCCACGACATGGTTGACGCCGTCGGAGGCTGCATCGGGCGAGTAGTAGTGCGAGTCTGGGCTCCATGGCGTCTGGTAGGCCGGCGAGGAGCCGAGGGGTGCGCCGCTGGAGGCAACGCGCCAGGCAAAGAGGCTCGAGGAAGTTACCCCCCCCATGTGCTTCTCGCTCCACTGTACCGCCGCCGCCACGTAGTCGCTCTTCGAGCCGCTGAGCGCGATGCGGCTGGCGGAGTTCGTTCGGCCGTATGGGTTGCCTGGGGCACTCGGGGGCAGGGTCCACAGGAGTTGACCCGCCCCGACGGTGCCGTCGGCCGCGCGGATCGGAAGAGTGAAAGCGTCCCGGTCCTTCCAGCAGGCCGCAACGAAGTTCGTCCCATCCGAGGCCACCGCGTCGCAGCTCGAGTACACGCCGCCCGTGGCGGGACCTGCGAGCGAGGTCTCCGCGGACACGGTCGGCGTCGTCGCGGCGTAGCTCCGTGAGCCAAGGGGCGCGCTCGCTTCTCGCGCCGGGCCGCAGGCCGCAAGCGCCAAGGCGACCGTCCAGGCCCCGATCAGGGCCATTCTGCGCCTCGCGCTCGGCGCGGCATCTTCTCTCGTCCGGCCTCCCATGCGTGCTCCAGTCTCCATCGTGGGTGAGTGCCTCTTCGGGGTGTGTGCCTCCTTGCACGCGGTGTGTGCCTCCTCGCACCCACCCCAGCGTCGGCCTTTGGTGCTCCTCAGTCTGGGGCGCCCCTCCCACGCGTCGCAATACGTGGAATCACGTACGTCGGGCCCTGCAGGGTTGTCAGAAAAGGCGCGGCTCGTGCGTCTGGGGCTCTGAACAGGGGGAAGGCGACGAACACCAAAGGACCCTAGGCGGAGTCGAACCGGAGGTGAGGCCCGATGAAGCTCGCTGTATTCGTCATCCTGACCCTCCTTGCTCCCGTCGCGCAGGCGGCGATCGCGGTGCAGATCGAGGACCCGGCTTACGAGGGAGCCCTGGCGGGTGACTCGGTCAACGTGGCGGCCCGCGTCACCTCGACCTATCAGCTCCAGAGCGTGACCCTAACGGTGGGCGGAACGACGACCGCCATGACGGCGCTCTACGGGCGCTTCCACCTCACGCAGTCTCTCGTCGGTCAGCCCTTCGGCCTCGTCGCCCTGACGGTCACCGCGACGGACGTGAACGGGGCGACCGGCACCGCTGTGCGCGTGGTGAACCACGACACGATTCCGCGGGTCACGATCAACGCGCCGCTGGAGGGGACGGTCGCGCGGCCGGCGCTGCAGGTGAACGTGAGCTGCGCCGACGACAACCACGCCGGATGCAGCTCGATCCAGATCGTGGCCTACGAAGGCAGCACGCGCCTCGGCGTGGTGGCCACCGGCGTGGCAACGGTGAATCAGTCGGTCTCCCTCGCGGCCTACGAGGGTCGGAAGCTGCGCCTCGAGGTGGACGCGCGGGACTCGACGGGTCGGCAGGCCCTCGCGTCGACGCCGAACGGGCTGCCGCAGCGTACGGTGTACGTGGAGTCGAGCGCGGTTCTGGCCGAGGTGGAGAGCGTCGGGGCGCCCCTCTGGGCCGTCAACGAGAGTTACTCCCTCTGGCTCGAAGGGACGAGCTGCAAGCGACGCGCGCGGCAGACCGGGCAGGTCGATACGATCGCGCCCGCCTATCCGGCGAACTCGTCGGTGGTGGGCCTATCGCCAGGCGGGGTGATCTACAACGAGGCGGGCGTAGGGGCCGAGAAGGTCTACGAGTGGCGGCCTAGCGGAACGGCGACCCTCGCGATGAACGCCACGGCGCTGCGACTCAAGGGAGACTACCTGATTTGGAGCGGCCCGCAGCAGCTCGTCCGGCGGCAGCTCTCGACCGGCACGAACACGGCGCCTTTCGGCCCGCGAAGCTACACGGTCGACATGCCCGACGTGGGCGCGAACGGTGACGTGGTCTTTCTGTATGCCGACCCGACACAGTCGAACATGGACCGCGTGGCGCGCTATCGGGCGGGCGCCATCGTGGCGCTCTCCGCGGCCGAGGCTGGGCGAGCGCCTCTGACGGACGGCACGCTGGTGGTCTACGAGCGACGGAACCCGCTGAACGCCAATCAGAGCGCCGTGGCGCTGCACGACGGTGTGACCGAGCGCATCCTCTCCGCCATGCGACCGACCTACACGCGCGCCGTGAGCCCGGGCCGTGACTATCAGGTGCGGGAGGGGTGGGTGGCCTTCACTCGGGCGGACGGGATGGGGGCGCTGCAGATATGGGTACGCAACCCCGCAGGGCAGGAGACGCAGCTCAGCGCCTTCGGCTCCTCGAGCGTGCTCGACGGCCTCGGTCCGAACGGACAGACGACCTTCTTCAACTCCGGGCGGCGCTACGTCGGCGCGCCGGGCAGCGTGGCTCGGGACATCGGCGCGGCGCTCGGAGGCTTTGCCATGGTGAATCGGCAAAACGCGGACGCCGAAGGGAGCGTCTGGCTGGGCGGCGTGCTCCACGTGGTCATCGGACGCACGCTCTTCAAGGTGCTCGCCTCGCCGGCGACCAAGCTGGATGGGGGAACGGCGAAAGCCGACGCGAGCGTGGTCAAGATCGACGGCGGCGTCGTGAAGCACGATGGGGCGAGTCCGCAGCGGGACGCGGGGGCCACGGGGACGGACGCTGGGACGGTGAAGCGCGACGGCGGAGCGCAAGTACCGGACGCACGTGCCGGCGCGCGGGACGGTGGCGTGGCCTCGATCGAGGCGGGCCTTGCTGCGACCGATGGAGCTTCCTCGAGCGCTGACGCGGGCCAGGCCGACGGAAGCGCCGCGGCGGGCGGTCAGGCCGAGGGCGGCGGGGGCTGCTCGGTGGGCGGGGATGGGCGCTCGATCGATGCGCTGCTCGCGCTGCTCGCGCTGGGGCTGCTCGCGACGGGACGGCGTCGACGCGGCTGAGGGGTCGGCGCTGCGGAAACGGCGCCGCGGCCGAGGGGTCGCTCTATCCCCCGAGGGTGGGGACGTCCCCGGCCCTCAGGGCCAGCACCGCCACACCCCCGTGCGTGCGTACTCCCACGCGGAGCTGATCGGTTTCGGCGGTGGGGACCCAGAGAACTTCGAGGCCGCTCCCCTCGCGCACGCCGTCCCCCTCCCAGCGCACTCCCGCCGCGTTGGGCTCCACGCCCGAGAGGCGCACCCGCACGCCGCGAAGCTCGCGCTCGGCCTGGAGCGCGGGCTCCGGCGGGTCGAAGAAGGGCAGGTCCATCGAGCGCACCGCGCGCCGGGGGGTGGTGTCCCGCCACTGATCGATCGGACGGGAACTCTGCGGCGCCGGCTTCTTCGGCGCGTCCTGCGGCGGCGGGTCCACGGGAATGCCGTCCCGTTTGGGCTTGGCTGCGTCCTGCGGGACCCCCGCGTCCCTGCGCATCCCCATGTCCCAGGGTACGGGGTCGGCGATCATGCCGTCGGGTCGCTTGCCCGTGTCGCGCTGCACGCCCCGGTCCGGCGGCACGCAATCAACCACGGTGAGGTCCGGCCGGCGGCCGTCGCGCAGGCGCATGTCCATCGGGACCGGGTCCACGCCCCCGTCGAAACCGACGTTTGCGTCGTTCACGCGGCCATCCCGTGGTACGGGGTCGACCACCACGCCCGAATCGGTGACGGCGCGGCTGTCGCAGCCCCACGCGCTGAGCAACGTGGACAGGGCCACGCCCTGGGCCAGGCGCCGCACGGCCTGCGTGAGCTGGGGCGGCAGGCTGAAGCTCGTGCGGGGCTTCTGCGTCGTGCTCTGCACGGCGAAGGCGTGCATCGCGTCGAGGAGTTCGTCGAGCTCGGCGTGGCGTGGCCCGTCCGCCGCGGCGATGCGGAGTCCGAGGAGGGCGGTCTCGCGCTCCAGCCGGTCCCGATCGCCGAGGTCGGCGGTGCGAGCCAGGGTGTGCGCCTGCTCGAGCAGGTCGGCTGTTTCGAGCGCGATCTCCGAGGTGAGTCGCGCAGCTCGTGCCATCAGGCGCGCCCGCTCGCCGCCTCGTTCGTCGTGGAAGGTCTCGAGGAGCTTGGCCTGGTAGCCGAGCCCCATGTAGCGGTTGTGCACCCCGTCGGGGGCGAAGTTGCGCTGCCGGAACGCCGCCGCGCAGATGCGGAAGAGGAGCTCGGTGCGGTCGTCGGTGACGCGGTAGTCGTAGCCCAGGTAGCTCCCGCCCAGCGCCCCCTTCGAGGCCAGCGCGAGCTGCAGCGGCGTGCCGTGGTAGGGCTCGGCGCGGCAGAAGTTCACCGGGTGCGTGGACTGCTCGCGGATGAAGGCGATGTTCTCGGCGATGTCCTCGAGCGTGGCCTCGGGTTCGAAGAGCAGCAGGTTGTAGCAGCAGAAGATCCCCGCCGCGTGGCAGGCGGCGAGGGCGGCCTTCACGCGCTCGGTCTCGACCCGCCGGTTGAGGTGCTGCGAGCCGAGGCTCGAGGCGTTCTCCACTCCCACGTAGAGGCGCACCACGCCGACCGCGGCGAGCTCGCGGGCCAGCTCGGGCGTGAGGGAATCGGGGCGGCACTTGCCGATGATCCCCGCCCGGCCCACGCCGAAGTCGTCGAGCGCGGCGCGGATCGCGCGCAGTCGTTCGATGGTGGCCTCCGGTCGCGGCAGGAGGAGGTTGTCGTCGTGGAAGCAGAAGATGGCGGCGTTTCGCCCGGCGGCGTGCCATAGGAGCGCCATCTCGGCGGCCACGTTCTCGGGGCTACGCCAGCGCATGAGCTGACCCGCGCCCCCCTGCGCGCGCGCGTCGCGATAGAAGCTGGTGATCGAACAATAGGTGCAGGCCCCCCAGCAGCCGCGGCTGCCCAGGATCGGAATGAAGGGGATGTCCGCGTGGCGGGCGTGCGGCCGATAGCGCTCCGGGAAGGGGAGCGCCTCCAGGTCGGGCAGCCCCCGGCACGGGGTGCGCACCGGCGGACCGTCGAGCTCGCCCGGCAGCGCCAGCCCGGCGACCTCGCGCAGAGGCCGCCCGGTCGCGAGCGCCGCGAGCAGCTCGCGGAAGGTCGTTTCCCCCTCGTAGAGCACCACGCTGTCGAGACCCGCACCCGAGCCGAGCGCCTGCTCCCAGGCCAGCGTCGGGAAATGCCCGCCCGTGGTCAGGTGGCCCCGGTAGCCGTGGACCCGGGTACGCCGCGCCAGCGCGAGGAACTCGTGCGCGCGGTGCTGGAACTGCATGCTCAGCCCGATCACCTCGGGCTGCTCGGCCGCCAGGGCCTGCGCCAGGGGCTCGAGTTCGTCGAGGGTGTTGAAGGGCTGGACCCGCACCGCATGTCCGTCCTCGCGCGCCACCGCCGCGAGCATCCCCAGCGCCAGGTTCTCCTCGAAATCGGCACCCACGAGCACGATCCGCATCGGCCTGCCTCCGTGTTGGTTGGTTCACCTTCGCCCGAGGAGCCTACCCTGGCGGCGCGCGTCTTGTCCCTCATGAAGTCCCCCAAGAAGGCCTTGCGCCCCCGCTCAAAGGCGGCTCCAATAGTGGACCCACCCACTAGAGAGGGACGAAGCGATGTCGGAACGCCAGCCCGTACTCGCGGTCGATGACTCCAGAATGTCTTTGCTCGGCATCAAGCGGCACCTCGAAGGGTCCGAGTTCGAGCTGGTCGGACAGGCTCAGAGCGGAGCCGACGCCATCGAGCAGTACGGTCGGCTGCACCCCCGCGTGGTGCTGCTCGACATCGTGATGCCGGACATGGACGGCGTGGCGGTGCTCGAGAAGCTCCGCGCGCTCGACGGCCAGGCGCGCGTGGTGATGGTCTCCTCCCTCGGCACGAAGGAGAAGGTCATGGAGTGCATGGAGAAGGGGGCCACGAGCTTCCTCATGAAGCCCTACGACCAGCAGGCGCTGCTGAAGGTGCTCCGCGACGCCCACGCGCTCGAAGGTGGAAAATGAGCGCCAAGTTCTTCGGGCAATTTCTCCTCGAGCGGGGCCGGATCGGGCGGGACCAGCTCCTCGCCGCGGTAAAGCTACAGGACACGGTGAACCTGAAGGTCGGGACGATCGCCGTGGACCGGGGCTTCATGACCGCGACGCAGGTAGAGGAGATAAACCTCCTGCAGCGGACGATCGACAAGCGCTTCGGCGAGCTGGCCATCGAGAAGGGCTTGCTCACCGAGGCCCAGCTCGGCGAGCTGCTCTCGGCGCAGAAGGCCGATCGGCTGATGCTCGGCGAGGCGCTGGTGAAGACCGGGGTGCTCTCGTCGCGCGAGCTCGGCGAGGAGCTCGAGGCCTTCCGCAAGGACCAGACCGACGCGCCGGGCACCCTGCCGGAGGTCTACAACGGGCGTCCCAACGCGCGCGTACTCGAAGTCTGCGCCGAAACGACGTGCCGCATGTTCCTTCGCATGCTGCACGCCTTCGTCAAGCCGGCGAGCTGTCACGGCGACGTATCGGTCCTCGCGCCCTACGACGTGGTCGTGGCGCAGGAGTTCACGGGCGGCTTCAATGGGGCGGTGGCGCTCGGCCTGCAGACCGGCAACCTGCGCGAGATCGCCGCCAAGCTGATGCAGCTCCCCGAGGCGGAGCTGAGCGAGGCTGACGCGCACGACTGCGGCGCCGAGTTTCTGAACATCGTCTGCGGAAACCTGGCCGCCCGCCTGAGCGCGATGGGCCTGAGCTCCGAGCTCCAGGCTCCCGTCGTGTTGACGAAGACCGCGGCGCGGCACGAGCGGCTGGCGGGCCTCGCGCGGGGCGGACCCATCACCGTGACGCCGCTCCTGGCCCCCGACGGCGCGGTCGAGCTCTGCGTCTTCGACCGTTCGAGCGCGGCGCGATAAGCCCTTTCGTCGGTCAGGCGCCAAAGCCCCATGGAACGCATTCCGGTCCAGGCTCTCCCCGCCGTGCAGGCGGCCCTCGATTCGCTCCTCGACCCGGTCTACGTGGTGGACACGGGCTACAACCTCGTCTGGGTGAACCTGGCCTACCGCAACCTCTTCGGTTACCGGCCGCGGCACCGGCGCCTCTGTCACGAGGTGGCGAAGCTCGGCATCTGCCAGCAGCACGACTGTCTGCTGCAGAGCTGCCTGCGCACGAGTCAGCAGTCGCGGTACGTCGAGACCTCGGTGGGCGGCGCCCTCGAGGGGCAGGCCTCGTGCAATGCGGTGGCGGTCCCCGTCTTCGACCCGGCCACGGACCGCGTGGTGGCCGCCGTGGGTGTGCTGCGCGACACCTCCGTCGAGGTCAACCTGCACCGCAAGTACGCCGCGATGCTCGAGGTGGAGCGCAACCGCAAGGTCGTGCTCGAACAGATGGTGGCCGAGCGGACCCGCGACCTCGTGCAGGCCAACGAGACGCTGAATCAGGCCAACCTGGACCTCGCCCGCTCGCGCAAAGAGGTGGCGGACATCCTGCAGAACATCCGCCAGGGGATCCTGACTGTCGACGAGAACCTGCAGATCGGGAAGGAGTACTCGCGCTTCTCCGAGGAGCTCTTCGACCGCGCGGCGCTCGCGGGAGCGGACGTGGTGGAGCTCCTCCTGCCCGAGGCCGACGGGGAGTCGGCGCGCGAACGCAACGACCTCAAGGAATGGTTCAAGCTGATCTTCCACAGCCCGACCTTGGACTGGAGCACGGCCAAGGAGCTGGTGCGCAAGGAGTACGTCCACCGTCGCCCCGAGGGGGAGCAGCGCGAGCTCTTGGTGGACGTGCAGGCCATCCGGGAGGAGCAGCGCGTGGCCCGGATGATGCTCATCATCGAGGACCTGACCGAGAAGCGCGCGCTCGAGCGCTCGCTCAGCGCCAAGCAGCGCGAGATCGACGAGAACATCGCATACCTGGCCGAGGTGGCGCGCCTCGACCCCGAGATGTTCGGCGTCTTCTTCGAGGAGGCGCTCGGGATCATCGAGAGCTCGGGGGCGGCCCTCGGGCAGATCCGCGCGGGTCACCCGCCGGGCCCGCTCGTGGACCGCATGTTCCGCGAGATGCACACGCTCAAGGGCAACGCCATGTCGATGGGGCTCGTGCGGGTAGCGGCGAAGGCCCACTGGGTCGAGGACGCCTTCTCGGCGCTGCGAGCCTCGGGGGCGGCGCTGAGCGAGGCCACGGTCACCGAGACCGAGGGGAAGGTGCGCGACCTCGGCGAGCTCCTGGATCGCGTCAAGACCATGGCCTCGAAGGTGCTGAGCCAGAAGGGGGGCCTGGACAACGGCGCGGTGCGCTCGGGCGACCGGCCGCTGAAGGTCGAGATCGATCAGGCGCGGCTCACGGCGGTCGTGGACTGGCTCGAGAGCGTGCAGGACGAGGGGCTGCCGCGCCCGATGCTCGACGAGATCCGGGCCCGCATCCTGGCCCTCACGCGCGTGCCGCTCAGCCGGCTCTATCACCGCTTCCCGAAGATGGTGGACGACCTGGCCGAGCAGCTCGGCAAGAACGTGAACCCGGTGGTGCTGGAGGGCGGGGAGCTCGCGCTCGAGGGGCAGACGTTCAACAAGCTGGCGAACGCGCTGGTGCACCTGTTGCGGAACTCGGTGGACCACGGCATCGAGCCTCCGGCGCAGCGCCTGGCGAGCGGCAAGGTGGCGCAAGGGACGGTGAAGGTGCTCGCCCGTCAGGAGGGGCCGGACCTGGTGGTCGAGGTGAGCGACGACGGTCGCGGCATCGACGCGCAGAAGGTGCTGGCGCGGGCGCGAGAGCGGGGCGTGATCGATGCGCAGGCGACCTTGAGCGACGAAGAGGCGATCCAGCTCATCTTCGCCCCCGGCTTCTCCACGGCCGAGAAGGTCACCGACGTGTCCGGGCGTGGCGTGGGGCTCGATGCGGTGAAGGCCATCGTGGACGAATTGGAAGGAACGCTCGCTATCCAGAACCGCCTCGGCGAGGGGACGAGCTTTCGCATCCAGTTCCCGGCGGGCTAAGGAGGCTGGCCAGCCTCCTTAGGCGCCGCCTTCGGGTCTGACGCGCTACATCGTCGGGTCGAGGGGGAGGCTGGGCTCCTCGATCACGGGGAGCGGTTCGTGCTTCCTCCTCCGCCCGAACTTCACCACGCGGAGCAACACGTTGCCGGCGCGCCGGTAGGCGGTGGCGCTGGTGCCCAGCCCGTCGCTGGTCAGGCCGCCCAGGTTCTCGTCGCCCGGGACGGTCGAGAGGGGCGCCTCGAGGCCGACCGCCCCGAGCGAGGCGGTCCGGTAGGCCCCGTAGAGATCCACGCCCGTGGTGCCGGCGTTGCGTGGGTCGTTCCAGGCCAGCAGATAGCGCGACCCGTCGAACGTGAGTCGGGCGGCCTTCGAGATCGCGATGCCGCTCGGGTCCAGCACGGTCCCGGTTTGGTCCACGCGCACCAGCTTGAAGACGTACCCGCCGGAGACAAAGTGGTTCATGCCCAGCGTGCAGACTCCCGGAGCGCAGCTCATGGTGTCGGCCGCACTCTCGGGGCAATGCTGGCCGAGGGTCACTTCAGAGCCGACTGCTCCGACCGGCGGGACCAGCCGAACGGATTTTCGGTTGCCCATCGCATCCCACACCAGCACCTGGTAGCTCGTGCCGTCGAAGCCCATGGCGGTCACAGCGGTTAATCCAGACGCCCCGACCGGTTCATAGCTCCCCACCTGACCCTGAGCGCTGACCCGCACTACGACGGCCATGGCCTGCGAATAGAGCGCGAAGGCGCCGCCCACCAGGAAGTCGCCGTTTCCGCTCGCCACCGCGCGGGACGAGGCCCAGAGGCCTCCGGTAAGGACCTCGAGCGGGGTGGTGTCGAGCACGGCGCCACCCAGGCTGAGACGCGCGGCGTAGATCGATCCAAAGCCGGACAGCGGGCGGGCCTGGTTCCAGACCACGAGGCACTGGGCGGCGGAACACGCGATGACTGGAGAGCTCCGAACTCCGGCTCCGACGGCGATCGGGATGGGCGATGGGTCCAGTAACTGGCCCGTGGAGGACACGCGTGCCCCGTGGATCTCCCCCCCGGACTCCCACACGAGCGTGAAGCTCTGCCCGTTCCATGCGACGGCGGGATCACGGACGGGAGTCGTGCCGAGCGTGGCGACGGTGACCTCGGCCGAGGCGATCGGCCCGTATACGGCGGGTTTGACGGTCGTCGCGGTGGCCTCCCGCACCCCCTCCGACGGTGCGTCGATCTCGCCCGTGCAGCCCCCGGCGAGGGCGAGCAGTACGGAGAGACCGGCGCTGCAACGTCTTCCTCTGAACGATGACATCGTACCTCCTTGGTGCAGGGTGTTCCCCCTCAGCTCACCAGACGCGCGAGACCGGAAAAGTCTGACGGCCCCTCCAACGATTGCTGCGGTGCGGCGGGACGCGAGCTTCCCCGGCCCTTAGCCGAGGCGCTTGTGAAAGCGCAGCGTCGAGAGAAGGAGGATGCCGGCGCCGAAGCCGAGGAGCGCGGCGAGAGGACGCCAGAGGTCTG from Deltaproteobacteria bacterium includes the following:
- a CDS encoding response regulator produces the protein MSLLGIKRHLEGSEFELVGQAQSGADAIEQYGRLHPRVVLLDIVMPDMDGVAVLEKLRALDGQARVVMVSSLGTKEKVMECMEKGATSFLMKPYDQQALLKVLRDAHALEGGK
- a CDS encoding radical SAM protein gives rise to the protein MRIVLVGADFEENLALGMLAAVAREDGHAVRVQPFNTLDELEPLAQALAAEQPEVIGLSMQFQHRAHEFLALARRTRVHGYRGHLTTGGHFPTLAWEQALGSGAGLDSVVLYEGETTFRELLAALATGRPLREVAGLALPGELDGPPVRTPCRGLPDLEALPFPERYRPHARHADIPFIPILGSRGCWGACTYCSITSFYRDARAQGGAGQLMRWRSPENVAAEMALLWHAAGRNAAIFCFHDDNLLLPRPEATIERLRAIRAALDDFGVGRAGIIGKCRPDSLTPELARELAAVGVVRLYVGVENASSLGSQHLNRRVETERVKAALAACHAAGIFCCYNLLLFEPEATLEDIAENIAFIREQSTHPVNFCRAEPYHGTPLQLALASKGALGGSYLGYDYRVTDDRTELLFRICAAAFRQRNFAPDGVHNRYMGLGYQAKLLETFHDERGGERARLMARAARLTSEIALETADLLEQAHTLARTADLGDRDRLERETALLGLRIAAADGPRHAELDELLDAMHAFAVQSTTQKPRTSFSLPPQLTQAVRRLAQGVALSTLLSAWGCDSRAVTDSGVVVDPVPRDGRVNDANVGFDGGVDPVPMDMRLRDGRRPDLTVVDCVPPDRGVQRDTGKRPDGMIADPVPWDMGMRRDAGVPQDAAKPKRDGIPVDPPPQDAPKKPAPQSSRPIDQWRDTTPRRAVRSMDLPFFDPPEPALQAERELRGVRVRLSGVEPNAAGVRWEGDGVREGSGLEVLWVPTAETDQLRVGVRTHGGVAVLALRAGDVPTLGG
- a CDS encoding Hpt domain-containing protein translates to MERIPVQALPAVQAALDSLLDPVYVVDTGYNLVWVNLAYRNLFGYRPRHRRLCHEVAKLGICQQHDCLLQSCLRTSQQSRYVETSVGGALEGQASCNAVAVPVFDPATDRVVAAVGVLRDTSVEVNLHRKYAAMLEVERNRKVVLEQMVAERTRDLVQANETLNQANLDLARSRKEVADILQNIRQGILTVDENLQIGKEYSRFSEELFDRAALAGADVVELLLPEADGESARERNDLKEWFKLIFHSPTLDWSTAKELVRKEYVHRRPEGEQRELLVDVQAIREEQRVARMMLIIEDLTEKRALERSLSAKQREIDENIAYLAEVARLDPEMFGVFFEEALGIIESSGAALGQIRAGHPPGPLVDRMFREMHTLKGNAMSMGLVRVAAKAHWVEDAFSALRASGAALSEATVTETEGKVRDLGELLDRVKTMASKVLSQKGGLDNGAVRSGDRPLKVEIDQARLTAVVDWLESVQDEGLPRPMLDEIRARILALTRVPLSRLYHRFPKMVDDLAEQLGKNVNPVVLEGGELALEGQTFNKLANALVHLLRNSVDHGIEPPAQRLASGKVAQGTVKVLARQEGPDLVVEVSDDGRGIDAQKVLARARERGVIDAQATLSDEEAIQLIFAPGFSTAEKVTDVSGRGVGLDAVKAIVDELEGTLAIQNRLGEGTSFRIQFPAG
- a CDS encoding chemotaxis protein CheX, with translation MSAKFFGQFLLERGRIGRDQLLAAVKLQDTVNLKVGTIAVDRGFMTATQVEEINLLQRTIDKRFGELAIEKGLLTEAQLGELLSAQKADRLMLGEALVKTGVLSSRELGEELEAFRKDQTDAPGTLPEVYNGRPNARVLEVCAETTCRMFLRMLHAFVKPASCHGDVSVLAPYDVVVAQEFTGGFNGAVALGLQTGNLREIAAKLMQLPEAELSEADAHDCGAEFLNIVCGNLAARLSAMGLSSELQAPVVLTKTAARHERLAGLARGGPITVTPLLAPDGAVELCVFDRSSAAR